The proteins below are encoded in one region of Peribacillus muralis:
- the gyrB gene encoding DNA topoisomerase (ATP-hydrolyzing) subunit B has translation MEQKEVQAQAYDENQIQVLEGLEAVRKRPGMYIGTTSAKGLHHLVWEIVDNSIDEALAGFCTEIKVTIEKDNSITVVDNGRGIPVGIHEKMGRPALEVIMTVLHAGGKFGGGGYKVSGGLHGVGASVVNALSTVLEVYVHREGKIHYQQFNRGVPKEDLKIIGETDHTGTTTHFIPDGEIFTETLEYDFDTLATRIRELAFLNKGLKLIIEDKRGEEEKIREYHYEGGIKSYVEHLNRSKEVLHEEPIFMEGEKDGISVELALQYNDSYISNVFSFANNIHTYEGGTHESGFKTALTRVINDYARKNGLLKEADSNFSGEDVREGLTAIISIKHPEPQFEGQTKTKLGNSEVRTVTDSILSERLESFLYENPAVARKIVDKGQMAARARMAAKKARELTRRKSALEVSNLPGKLADCSSKDPGISELYIVEGNSAGGSAKQGRDRHFQAILPLRGKILNVEKARLDRILHNEEIGTIITALGTGIGDEFNIEKARYHKIVIMTDADVDGAHIRTLMLTFFYRYMRKIIEYGYIYIAQPPLFKIQQGKKVDYAYNDRQLEEIMASLPSTPKPNLQRYKGLGEMNPEQLWETTMNPDTRTLLQVSLKDAAEADETFEMLMGDKVEPRRNFIEENAIYVKNLDV, from the coding sequence ATGGAACAAAAAGAAGTACAAGCTCAGGCATACGATGAGAATCAGATACAGGTTTTGGAAGGCTTAGAAGCAGTTCGTAAACGTCCGGGTATGTATATCGGCACTACCTCTGCAAAAGGACTTCACCATCTTGTTTGGGAAATTGTCGATAACAGTATTGATGAGGCACTAGCTGGTTTCTGTACCGAAATCAAAGTGACGATCGAAAAAGACAATAGCATAACCGTAGTCGATAATGGACGGGGGATACCAGTCGGGATCCATGAAAAAATGGGACGTCCGGCATTGGAAGTAATCATGACGGTCCTACATGCGGGCGGAAAGTTTGGCGGCGGGGGATATAAGGTCTCCGGCGGACTGCATGGTGTAGGTGCATCTGTCGTTAATGCCCTATCGACGGTATTGGAAGTGTATGTCCACCGTGAAGGAAAAATCCATTATCAGCAGTTCAACCGCGGAGTTCCTAAGGAAGATTTGAAAATCATCGGGGAAACCGATCATACCGGAACGACGACACACTTCATTCCTGATGGTGAAATCTTCACGGAAACCTTGGAATATGATTTCGATACGTTAGCCACGCGTATCCGTGAGCTTGCTTTCCTGAATAAAGGGCTGAAACTCATCATTGAGGATAAACGCGGAGAAGAAGAGAAAATCAGGGAATATCATTATGAGGGCGGCATTAAATCGTATGTCGAGCATTTAAACCGCTCGAAAGAGGTCCTGCATGAGGAACCGATTTTCATGGAAGGCGAGAAAGATGGGATTTCTGTCGAATTGGCTTTGCAATATAATGACAGCTATATCAGCAATGTCTTTTCTTTTGCCAATAATATTCACACCTATGAAGGCGGTACGCATGAATCAGGCTTCAAGACGGCCCTGACTAGGGTCATCAATGATTATGCACGGAAGAATGGTCTTTTAAAAGAAGCCGATTCCAATTTCTCCGGTGAAGATGTCCGGGAAGGTCTGACGGCAATCATTTCGATCAAGCATCCCGAGCCACAATTCGAAGGTCAAACGAAAACCAAACTTGGAAACTCGGAAGTAAGAACGGTGACGGATTCCATCCTTTCGGAGCGGCTTGAATCCTTCTTATATGAAAACCCGGCCGTGGCCCGGAAAATCGTCGATAAAGGGCAAATGGCAGCAAGAGCACGTATGGCAGCCAAGAAAGCCCGTGAATTGACCCGAAGGAAGAGTGCGCTGGAAGTATCCAATCTTCCTGGAAAATTGGCGGATTGTTCATCCAAGGATCCGGGCATCAGCGAATTATACATCGTTGAAGGAAACTCGGCGGGAGGCTCGGCCAAACAAGGGCGGGACCGTCATTTCCAAGCTATCTTGCCGCTAAGGGGTAAAATCCTGAACGTTGAAAAAGCGAGGTTGGATAGGATCCTTCATAACGAAGAAATAGGCACGATCATCACCGCACTGGGAACGGGTATTGGTGATGAATTCAATATTGAAAAAGCCAGATATCATAAAATCGTCATCATGACCGATGCCGATGTTGATGGAGCCCATATCAGAACGCTGATGTTGACATTCTTTTACAGATATATGCGCAAAATCATCGAATATGGTTATATATACATTGCACAGCCGCCACTTTTCAAAATCCAGCAAGGGAAAAAAGTGGATTATGCCTATAATGACCGTCAGCTTGAAGAAATCATGGCGAGTTTGCCAAGTACTCCAAAACCGAACCTGCAGCGTTATAAGGGGCTAGGGGAAATGAACCCAGAGCAGTTATGGGAAACGACCATGAACCCTGATACGAGAACTCTGCTTCAAGTCAGTTTGAAAGATGCTGCCGAGGCGGATGAAACATTCGAGATGCTTATGGGAGATAAGGTCGAGCCGCGACGTAACTTCATTGAGGAAAATGCAATTTATGTAAAAAATCTTGATGTATGA
- the gyrA gene encoding DNA gyrase subunit A, producing the protein MSENERSGVKEINISTEMRTSFLDYAMSVIVSRALPDVRDGLKPVHRRILYAMNDLGMTSDKPFKKSARIVGEVIGKYHPHGDSAVYETMVRMAQPFNYRYMLVDGHGNFGSVDGDQAAAMRYTEARMSKISMELLRDLNKDTVNFQDNYDGSEREPAVMPARFPNLLVNGSSGIAVGMATNIPPHQLGEVIDGVLAISKNPEITIPELMEYIPGPDFPTAGLILGRSGIRKAYETGKGSIIQRAKVEIEEKPNGKQVIIVKEIPYQVNKARLIEKIAELARDKKIEGITDLRDESDRNGMRIVMELRKDVNANVLLNNLYKHTAMQTTFGINLLALVDGQPKVLNLKQCLKYYLEHQQVVIRRRTEFELRKAEARAHILEGLRIALDNLDAVISLIRNSQTTDIARDGLMTQFSLSEKQAQAILDMRLQRLTGLEREKIEDEYQALMAIIAEYKAILADEEKVLEIIREELLEIKERFNDKRRTEITLAGFESLEDEDLIPEENIIVTLTHNGYIKRLPATTYRSQKRGGRGIQGMGTNTDDFVGHLLTTSTHDTLLFFTNKGKVYRSKGYEIPEYGRTAKGLPLINLLEVDKGEWVNAIIPVKEFADDWYLFFTTRHGVSKRTPLSSFANIRNNGLIALGLREDDELISVRLTNGDKQIIIGTKSGMMIRFPETDVRTMGRTAAGVKGISLRSDDEVVGMEILEDDEEVLIVTKNGYGKRTSAEEYRIQSRGGKGIKTCNVTEKNGELIAVKTVTGEDEDLMLITAAGVLIRMEVEGISKTGRNTQGVKLIRLESADNEYVSTVAIVGREEEEEIDIEQDPTADQETVSEPTVESENEEAGKETEE; encoded by the coding sequence ATGTCAGAAAATGAAAGATCAGGTGTTAAAGAAATAAATATAAGTACCGAGATGCGGACATCTTTTTTGGATTATGCGATGAGCGTAATCGTTTCTCGGGCTTTGCCTGATGTAAGGGATGGTTTAAAACCGGTTCACCGAAGAATTCTCTATGCGATGAATGATCTTGGGATGACTTCGGATAAACCATTTAAAAAATCCGCCCGTATCGTTGGGGAAGTAATCGGTAAATATCACCCGCATGGTGATTCTGCCGTATATGAAACGATGGTACGGATGGCGCAGCCCTTTAACTATCGCTATATGCTTGTGGATGGTCACGGGAATTTCGGTTCAGTCGATGGCGACCAAGCCGCGGCAATGAGGTATACGGAAGCAAGGATGTCGAAAATCTCGATGGAGCTGCTTCGTGATTTAAATAAAGACACGGTCAATTTCCAGGATAACTATGATGGGTCTGAAAGAGAACCAGCCGTTATGCCAGCCCGTTTCCCTAATCTTTTGGTGAATGGTTCATCAGGTATAGCGGTAGGAATGGCAACCAATATTCCGCCGCATCAGTTAGGTGAGGTAATTGATGGCGTATTGGCCATAAGCAAAAATCCTGAAATTACGATACCGGAATTGATGGAATACATTCCAGGTCCGGACTTTCCGACAGCGGGGCTAATCTTAGGCAGAAGTGGAATTAGAAAAGCTTATGAAACTGGAAAAGGGTCAATCATTCAACGGGCGAAAGTCGAGATTGAAGAGAAACCTAATGGAAAACAAGTTATCATTGTTAAGGAAATCCCGTATCAAGTCAACAAAGCCAGATTGATCGAAAAGATTGCCGAACTTGCCAGAGACAAGAAAATCGAAGGCATTACTGATTTACGCGATGAATCGGATCGGAATGGCATGCGCATCGTCATGGAGCTGCGGAAGGATGTTAATGCAAATGTCCTTTTGAACAACCTGTATAAGCATACTGCCATGCAGACAACCTTCGGAATCAACCTGCTTGCCTTGGTTGACGGTCAGCCAAAAGTATTGAACTTGAAACAATGCCTGAAATATTACTTAGAGCACCAGCAAGTGGTCATCCGCCGCAGGACCGAATTTGAATTGCGTAAAGCGGAGGCCCGTGCCCATATTTTAGAAGGCTTGAGGATTGCGCTGGATAATCTGGATGCAGTCATATCATTAATCCGTAATTCACAAACCACTGATATTGCACGCGATGGGTTAATGACGCAGTTTTCACTTTCCGAAAAACAGGCTCAGGCTATTTTGGATATGCGCTTGCAGCGCCTGACTGGTTTGGAACGCGAAAAAATCGAAGATGAATATCAAGCATTAATGGCTATCATAGCAGAATATAAAGCGATTCTTGCTGATGAGGAAAAGGTTCTTGAAATCATTCGTGAAGAGCTTCTTGAAATTAAAGAGCGTTTTAATGATAAGCGCAGAACGGAAATCACGTTAGCAGGCTTTGAGAGCCTGGAAGATGAGGATTTGATCCCAGAGGAAAATATCATCGTGACGCTTACCCATAACGGTTATATTAAACGTCTGCCTGCAACGACATACCGCAGCCAAAAACGTGGCGGCCGCGGGATTCAGGGCATGGGAACGAATACAGATGATTTTGTCGGTCACTTGTTGACGACTTCCACTCATGACACGTTATTATTCTTCACGAACAAAGGTAAAGTGTACCGTTCAAAAGGATACGAAATACCTGAGTACGGCAGGACGGCAAAAGGCTTGCCGCTTATTAACCTACTGGAAGTCGACAAGGGTGAGTGGGTCAATGCCATCATACCGGTGAAGGAATTTGCTGATGATTGGTATTTATTCTTCACGACGCGGCACGGGGTATCGAAGCGTACTCCACTTTCATCTTTTGCGAATATCCGTAATAATGGTTTAATCGCTTTAGGTTTACGGGAAGATGATGAATTGATTTCTGTCCGCCTTACGAATGGAGATAAACAGATCATCATCGGAACGAAGTCCGGGATGATGATTCGTTTCCCAGAGACGGATGTACGGACGATGGGACGTACCGCAGCAGGGGTGAAAGGGATATCCTTAAGGTCCGATGATGAAGTGGTCGGTATGGAAATTCTTGAAGATGATGAAGAAGTCCTGATCGTAACGAAAAATGGATATGGGAAAAGGACATCTGCTGAAGAGTACCGTATCCAAAGCCGCGGCGGCAAAGGGATAAAAACATGTAATGTAACGGAGAAAAATGGCGAACTCATTGCCGTGAAAACCGTTACCGGTGAAGATGAGGACTTGATGCTGATTACAGCTGCAGGTGTCTTGATCCGGATGGAAG